The following proteins are co-located in the Rhodococcus opacus B4 genome:
- a CDS encoding translation initiation factor IF-2 N-terminal domain-containing protein, protein MADQAPPTNSEPNDTATAGSAVPALPEKIRVHALAKLLGVTSKQVIAEAAALGLELRSAQSSLQRDIAERVYAGFTAAETAPAESAETAPPESAAEAAPEAPAPAAETVAEVAPEPVAAPQAAEEAPAEEAPAAESPEPVAEEAAVSEPDLGHLFTTADFPAESPAAEEPAETPAVSQVPLFLQPDLAAVETPPRRRRSRRDAGTPEPTTEQPPVAESREDVAEPAKAADTGTADTESDESDVDGDQPRRRRRGRRGRGRGRGEQPNEQDTDTDTEGAEAEESAREDKGREEKGAETPSREPEEPKKESEEKPADAEQAEAESGDEETGEGDSDGSSRRRRRRRRRKSGGEGSGDATSEDDPPNTVVHEREPRNKSRSKDEVQGITGSTRLEAKRQRRRDGRDAGRRRPPILTESEFLARREAVDRVMVVRDRVVSGQPHATTQVAVLEDGVLVEHFVTTSASASMVGNVYLGRVQNVLPSMEAAFIDIGRGRNGVLYAGEVNWEAAGLGGNSRKIEQALKPGDQVLVQVSKDPVGHKGARLTTQISLAGRFLVYVPGGTSTGISRKLPDTERKRLKDILRDIVPSDAGVIIRTASEGVSEEELARDVTRLQEQWAGIEAQAAKAESGKSGNPQALYEEPDLLVKVIRDLFNEDFSKLVIEGEKAWSTVESYIQSVAPDLMPRLKQHTSDNGVDVFEAHRIDEQLAKALDRKVWLPSGGTLVIDRTEAMTVVDVNTGKFTGAGGNLEETVTRNNLEAAEEIVRQMRLRDIGGMIVVDFIDMVLESNRDLVLRRLTEALGRDRTRHQVSEVTSLGLVQMTRKKLGTGLVEAFSTTCEHCHGRGIIVHAEPIEVKTSEDAGARGSSRGGDSGGSRKKRGRDKSSGGDTSQGSAHEETPAVDATVKRAHPVALAMAHHHHEEETRAAETPAAGKDLPGIEEAVAEAPAAVAAEAVVAPEAEVAVVEEAVVEVAVEAVAEAPVVEAAPAEEAPVEAASVAETPEPVVERAPEPAPEPEPAPEPVAPTRRRSRRVSRAAAAPVSETPSAGTVFVIPTPEPGAEHAPEPEPAMSASTAHGPAASSPDGADPQAAPRKPRRRRAAARPAGPPVDADH, encoded by the coding sequence GTGGCCGATCAAGCGCCGCCCACAAATTCAGAGCCGAACGATACGGCCACCGCCGGGAGCGCGGTTCCCGCTCTTCCGGAGAAAATTCGCGTTCACGCCCTCGCGAAGTTGCTCGGCGTGACGAGCAAGCAGGTCATCGCCGAGGCCGCGGCCCTCGGTTTGGAACTGCGCAGCGCGCAGTCGAGCCTGCAACGCGACATCGCCGAGCGGGTGTATGCCGGATTCACCGCTGCGGAAACCGCACCTGCCGAGTCTGCGGAGACCGCTCCTCCCGAGTCGGCCGCCGAGGCTGCACCGGAAGCGCCGGCCCCGGCCGCGGAGACGGTTGCCGAGGTCGCTCCGGAGCCGGTTGCGGCTCCCCAGGCCGCCGAGGAAGCCCCCGCCGAGGAAGCCCCTGCCGCGGAGAGCCCGGAACCCGTCGCCGAGGAGGCCGCGGTTTCCGAACCCGACCTCGGGCACCTGTTCACCACCGCCGACTTCCCGGCCGAGTCGCCCGCTGCCGAGGAGCCCGCCGAGACTCCCGCCGTTTCCCAGGTCCCGCTCTTCCTGCAGCCCGACCTCGCGGCGGTCGAGACGCCGCCGCGTCGCCGGCGCAGTCGCCGGGACGCCGGAACGCCCGAACCCACCACCGAGCAGCCGCCCGTCGCCGAGTCGCGCGAGGACGTCGCCGAGCCCGCGAAGGCCGCGGACACCGGAACCGCCGACACCGAATCGGACGAGTCCGACGTCGACGGCGATCAGCCGCGCCGTCGCCGTCGCGGCCGCCGTGGCCGTGGCCGCGGACGGGGTGAGCAGCCGAACGAGCAGGACACCGATACCGACACCGAGGGTGCCGAGGCCGAGGAGTCCGCGCGCGAGGACAAGGGCCGCGAAGAGAAGGGTGCGGAGACACCGAGCCGGGAGCCCGAAGAGCCGAAGAAGGAGTCCGAGGAGAAGCCCGCGGACGCCGAGCAGGCGGAAGCGGAGTCCGGGGACGAAGAGACCGGTGAGGGTGACTCCGACGGTTCGAGCCGTCGCCGCCGCCGTCGCCGCCGTCGCAAGTCCGGTGGCGAGGGGTCGGGAGACGCCACGTCCGAGGACGATCCGCCGAACACCGTCGTGCATGAGCGTGAGCCTCGCAACAAGAGCCGCTCGAAGGACGAGGTCCAGGGCATCACCGGTTCGACACGGCTCGAGGCGAAGCGTCAGCGCCGCCGCGACGGCCGCGATGCCGGCCGCCGCAGGCCTCCGATCCTCACGGAATCGGAGTTCCTGGCGCGCCGCGAGGCCGTCGACCGCGTCATGGTCGTGCGCGACCGCGTCGTCTCCGGGCAGCCGCATGCGACGACGCAGGTCGCCGTGCTCGAGGACGGTGTCCTCGTCGAACACTTCGTGACCACGTCGGCGTCGGCCTCGATGGTCGGCAACGTGTACCTCGGACGCGTCCAGAACGTGCTGCCCAGCATGGAAGCGGCGTTCATCGACATCGGCCGCGGCCGGAACGGCGTGCTGTACGCCGGCGAGGTCAATTGGGAGGCCGCCGGGCTCGGTGGCAACTCCCGCAAGATCGAGCAGGCGCTCAAGCCCGGCGACCAGGTGCTGGTCCAGGTCAGCAAGGACCCGGTCGGGCACAAGGGTGCGCGGCTGACCACGCAGATCAGCCTCGCAGGCCGCTTCCTCGTCTACGTGCCGGGCGGCACGTCCACCGGAATCAGCCGCAAGCTGCCCGACACGGAACGCAAACGCCTCAAGGACATCCTGCGCGACATCGTGCCCTCGGACGCCGGAGTCATCATCCGGACCGCGTCGGAGGGTGTGAGCGAAGAGGAACTCGCCCGCGACGTGACGCGCCTGCAGGAGCAGTGGGCCGGGATCGAGGCGCAGGCCGCGAAGGCGGAGTCCGGTAAGTCCGGCAACCCGCAGGCCCTCTACGAGGAGCCCGACCTCCTCGTGAAGGTCATCCGCGATCTGTTCAACGAGGACTTCTCCAAGCTCGTGATCGAGGGCGAGAAGGCCTGGTCGACGGTCGAGTCGTACATCCAGTCCGTCGCTCCCGATCTCATGCCGAGGTTGAAGCAGCACACGTCGGACAACGGTGTCGACGTCTTCGAAGCGCACCGCATCGACGAGCAGCTGGCGAAGGCGCTCGATCGTAAGGTCTGGCTGCCGTCCGGCGGCACGCTCGTGATCGACCGCACCGAGGCCATGACCGTGGTCGATGTCAACACCGGCAAGTTCACCGGTGCCGGCGGAAACCTCGAGGAGACCGTGACCCGGAACAACCTCGAAGCCGCCGAGGAGATCGTCCGGCAGATGCGCCTGCGGGACATCGGCGGCATGATCGTCGTCGACTTCATCGACATGGTGCTCGAGTCGAACCGCGACCTGGTGCTGCGACGTCTGACGGAGGCGCTGGGCCGGGACCGCACGCGTCACCAGGTGTCCGAGGTGACGTCGCTCGGGCTCGTGCAGATGACCCGGAAGAAGCTGGGCACCGGCCTGGTCGAGGCGTTCTCGACCACGTGCGAGCACTGCCACGGCCGCGGCATCATCGTCCACGCCGAACCGATCGAGGTGAAGACGTCCGAGGACGCCGGTGCACGCGGGTCGTCCCGCGGCGGCGACTCCGGAGGCTCCCGCAAGAAGCGAGGACGCGACAAGTCGTCGGGTGGGGACACCTCGCAGGGTTCCGCGCACGAGGAGACCCCGGCGGTGGACGCCACCGTGAAGCGGGCTCACCCGGTCGCTCTCGCGATGGCACACCACCATCACGAGGAGGAGACTCGCGCCGCCGAGACTCCGGCCGCGGGCAAGGACCTGCCCGGGATCGAGGAGGCCGTGGCCGAGGCGCCCGCAGCGGTGGCTGCGGAAGCCGTCGTGGCACCCGAGGCCGAGGTAGCTGTCGTCGAAGAGGCTGTCGTCGAGGTAGCCGTCGAAGCCGTGGCCGAGGCGCCCGTCGTCGAGGCGGCACCGGCCGAAGAGGCTCCGGTCGAGGCGGCTTCGGTCGCCGAGACCCCGGAACCCGTCGTGGAGCGCGCACCAGAGCCCGCACCGGAACCCGAACCCGCTCCGGAGCCGGTGGCCCCGAC
- the ndk gene encoding nucleoside-diphosphate kinase, with protein MTERTLVLIKPDAVARGYVGEILGRIERKGLTISALELRTAPGDIAAAHYAEHEGRPFYPGLLEFITGGPLVAAVLEGPRAIAAFRQLAGGTDPVEKAVPGTIRGDFGLEAQENLVHGSDSVESAEREIALWFPQFAAN; from the coding sequence GTGACTGAGCGCACCCTTGTACTGATCAAGCCCGATGCCGTTGCCCGCGGATATGTAGGAGAAATTCTCGGTCGTATCGAGCGGAAGGGCCTGACGATCTCCGCCCTCGAGCTGCGCACCGCTCCCGGCGACATCGCCGCCGCCCACTACGCCGAGCACGAAGGCCGCCCGTTCTACCCCGGCCTGCTGGAGTTCATCACGGGCGGCCCGCTCGTCGCGGCCGTCCTGGAAGGTCCCCGGGCGATCGCGGCGTTCCGCCAGCTCGCCGGCGGCACCGACCCGGTCGAAAAGGCTGTTCCGGGGACGATTCGCGGAGATTTCGGGCTCGAAGCCCAGGAGAACCTCGTCCACGGCTCCGACTCCGTCGAGTCCGCCGAGCGCGAGATCGCGCTCTGGTTCCCCCAGTTCGCCGCTAACTGA